One genomic region from Lysobacterales bacterium encodes:
- a CDS encoding response regulator transcription factor, translated as MLKVLLVDDHAVVRQGLRAYLELQPDIVVCAEAAGAASAVEQAARHRPDVAVVDWVMPDGGGLAATRGIRSASPQTRVLVLTSNLASDDVAPAFEAGALGYQLKEIGGDELLDSLWRVARDERVLHPRLAAALPQLCAGSATPGARVDADLPSPLAGLSARERDVLLLLADGLSNTAIAERLQIGEATVKTHVGNLLGKLQLADRTQAAVWAWRHGVAGR; from the coding sequence ATGCTGAAGGTTCTGCTGGTGGATGACCACGCCGTGGTCCGACAGGGTCTGCGCGCCTATCTGGAGCTGCAGCCTGACATCGTGGTCTGCGCCGAGGCCGCGGGCGCCGCCTCGGCAGTGGAACAGGCCGCGCGCCATCGTCCGGACGTGGCGGTGGTGGATTGGGTGATGCCGGACGGCGGCGGGCTGGCCGCCACGCGCGGCATCCGCAGCGCCAGCCCGCAGACGCGGGTGCTGGTGCTGACCTCGAATCTGGCAAGTGACGACGTAGCGCCCGCCTTCGAGGCCGGGGCACTGGGCTATCAGCTGAAGGAGATCGGCGGCGATGAGCTGCTGGACAGCCTCTGGCGCGTGGCTCGCGACGAGCGCGTGCTGCACCCCCGGCTGGCCGCGGCGCTGCCGCAGCTGTGCGCAGGGTCTGCGACGCCCGGTGCACGCGTCGATGCGGATCTGCCTTCGCCGCTCGCCGGGCTCAGCGCGCGCGAGCGCGACGTGCTGCTGCTCTTGGCGGACGGTCTGTCGAATACGGCGATTGCCGAGCGTCTGCAGATCGGCGAAGCCACGGTCAAGACCCACGTCGGCAATCTGCTCGGCAAGCTGCAGCTGGCTGACCGCACCCAGGCCGCCGTCTGGGCCTGGCGCCACGGCGTGGCCGGCCGCTGA